A genomic window from Gemmatimonadaceae bacterium includes:
- a CDS encoding shikimate kinase translates to MIHLIGPGGAGKSTVAPVVAALLGVAARDLDRLFDAEHGNIDAYIQAHGYAAYAGTNVETYYAHRPQTTAVFALSSGFMTYPETAHPAIAELQRQLARASTTVLLLPSLDRETCVAEIVRRQQTRPLAIRRSPERDEGVIRERFDVYQRLSTPVVTTMQPVEAVARDIVRCIAQRPGDPGSTPVLSHER, encoded by the coding sequence GTGATTCATCTCATCGGTCCGGGTGGCGCCGGCAAGAGCACGGTGGCGCCCGTGGTTGCCGCGCTCCTCGGCGTCGCGGCGCGCGACCTGGACCGGCTCTTCGACGCCGAACATGGGAACATCGACGCGTACATCCAGGCGCACGGCTACGCTGCGTACGCAGGAACGAACGTTGAGACGTATTACGCGCACCGGCCGCAAACGACGGCGGTGTTTGCGCTCTCTTCCGGCTTCATGACCTATCCGGAGACGGCGCACCCGGCGATTGCCGAGCTTCAGCGGCAGCTTGCTCGAGCCTCGACGACCGTGCTTCTTCTGCCATCGCTCGACCGAGAGACCTGCGTGGCGGAAATCGTTCGCCGCCAACAAACGCGGCCGCTCGCAATCCGTCGGTCACCGGAGCGAGACGAGGGCGTGATTCGAGAGCGCTTCGACGTATATCAGCGACTGTCGACGCCGGTCGTGACGACCATGCAGCCGGTCGAGGCAGTGGCGCGTGACATCGTTCGTTGCATCGCGCAGCGACCGGGGGATCCGGGTTCGACGCCGGTGCTCTCTCACGAACGCTGA
- a CDS encoding SDR family NAD(P)-dependent oxidoreductase yields the protein MPLDFNGRVAIVTGAARGLGRAVAERLYERGAALAVNVRDATRAESLAASLGDRALAVPGDIAADGVPNEIVRRTLDRFGRIDILVNNAAFARSTRFPNLSAQEFRDALEVNLVAPFLFTKAVLPTMQAQRYGRIINISSSAGRMVSTLGGAHYTASKAGLLGLTRAAAKELGKFGITVNAVCPGMIDTELTHENATPDLLERLAASYPVPRLGTALEVADLICFAASEAAGYITGTSLDINGGDLMM from the coding sequence GTGCCGCTGGACTTCAACGGCCGCGTCGCGATCGTCACCGGCGCCGCGCGCGGATTGGGCCGCGCCGTCGCCGAGCGATTGTACGAGCGCGGTGCGGCGCTGGCGGTCAACGTTCGCGACGCGACTCGCGCCGAGTCATTGGCGGCGTCGCTGGGCGATCGTGCACTGGCGGTGCCGGGCGACATTGCCGCCGACGGAGTGCCCAACGAGATCGTCCGCCGCACGCTCGACCGCTTCGGCCGTATCGACATCCTCGTCAACAACGCCGCCTTCGCGCGCTCGACGCGCTTTCCAAATCTCTCGGCGCAGGAATTTCGTGATGCGCTCGAGGTGAACCTCGTCGCGCCATTTCTGTTCACGAAGGCCGTGCTGCCAACGATGCAGGCGCAGCGTTACGGACGCATCATCAACATTTCCTCGTCAGCGGGCCGCATGGTCAGCACGTTGGGCGGCGCGCACTACACGGCATCGAAGGCCGGGCTGCTCGGGTTGACGCGTGCCGCCGCGAAAGAGCTGGGCAAATTCGGCATCACGGTGAACGCGGTGTGCCCGGGCATGATCGACACGGAGCTGACGCACGAGAACGCGACACCGGACCTCCTCGAGCGTCTCGCCGCGAGCTATCCCGTTCCGCGGCTCGGGACCGCGCTGGAAGTTGCCGACCTCATTTGCTTCGCCGCGTCCGAGGCGGCGGGCTACATCACCGGAACGTCGCTCGATATCAACGGCGGCGATCTGATGATGTAA
- a CDS encoding GrpB family protein: MSSDSAPYRPGGPIVLCAYDVAWSRTYDTAARELRSQLGDVMMRVHHVGSTAIPGIAAKPVIDILAVVTDLDALDQRAERLVTIGYEALGEFGIPRRRYFRRNSPSGSRTHQVHAFPDGHDQIERMLLFRDYLRATPTAAQEYEALKYHLAARSGDAIQQYAESKTEFVEMILSKARIWASEVRAPQRPVDERLSFMIQRILNAARRRSETHPRPVLIALDGPSGAGKSTVAVALAETARSAGISTVIVPGDDFFAADITAAEWDARDASARARDAIDWRRLRQDALEPLRDGRAAEWRPFDFAAGERPDGTYPMAGAVVRREPAPLIILDGAYSSRPELADLIDLSVLIEVPALSRERRLAQREAPAFLAAWHARWDAAEAFYFTHIRPAASFDLVVDGGG; the protein is encoded by the coding sequence ATGTCTTCCGATTCCGCACCGTATCGGCCCGGCGGCCCGATCGTTCTCTGCGCATATGACGTTGCGTGGTCGAGAACGTACGACACGGCGGCGCGTGAGCTCCGCTCACAGTTGGGCGACGTCATGATGCGGGTGCATCATGTTGGCAGCACGGCTATTCCCGGCATTGCGGCGAAACCGGTCATCGATATTCTGGCAGTCGTCACGGACCTGGACGCGCTGGATCAGCGCGCCGAAAGGCTCGTCACGATCGGCTATGAAGCGCTCGGCGAGTTCGGCATTCCGCGCCGCCGCTATTTTCGCCGCAACAGTCCGAGTGGAAGCCGCACGCATCAGGTGCACGCCTTTCCCGATGGCCACGATCAAATCGAGCGCATGCTCTTGTTCCGTGACTATCTCCGTGCAACGCCGACTGCCGCACAGGAGTATGAGGCTCTGAAGTATCATCTGGCGGCGCGATCCGGCGATGCCATCCAGCAATACGCCGAGTCCAAGACGGAGTTCGTTGAAATGATTCTCTCGAAGGCGCGGATCTGGGCGAGTGAGGTCCGGGCGCCGCAGCGGCCGGTTGATGAACGGCTGAGCTTCATGATTCAGAGAATTCTCAACGCGGCTCGTCGACGATCGGAGACACATCCTCGCCCTGTTCTCATCGCGTTGGATGGCCCTAGCGGCGCCGGAAAGTCGACCGTGGCTGTAGCGCTCGCGGAGACGGCCCGTTCGGCGGGGATAAGCACGGTCATCGTTCCAGGGGACGATTTCTTCGCTGCCGACATCACGGCCGCCGAGTGGGATGCCCGTGATGCATCCGCTCGAGCGCGCGACGCCATCGATTGGCGGCGCTTGCGCCAAGACGCACTCGAGCCGCTTCGCGACGGAAGAGCGGCGGAGTGGCGGCCATTTGATTTCGCCGCGGGAGAACGTCCGGACGGCACGTACCCCATGGCTGGGGCCGTCGTCAGGCGTGAGCCCGCTCCACTGATCATTCTCGACGGTGCATACTCGAGTCGGCCGGAACTGGCAGACCTTATTGATCTGTCGGTGCTGATCGAGGTGCCAGCCCTCAGTCGCGAACGCCGGCTAGCTCAACGCGAGGCGCCCGCGTTTCTCGCGGCATGGCACGCACGCTGGGATGCCGCCGAGGCGTTTTACTTTACGCACATTCGCCCTGCAGCAAGCTTTGATTTGGTCGTTGACGGCGGTGGCTGA
- a CDS encoding glycosyltransferase produces MYALFTALPFVGHLNPLIRQAAALQRRGWRVAVASTREMAAHVHSEAPEVPFVDLGELGGIAGRMRAAEEAASAEPDYRRGALHFLAPLSEMWPVLFDGLVHAMSSDRPDVVVVDLFTSAGFSAAEKAGLPYVVNNPSLLNAIPTELMPPNWRVPFAMSPRSVHDARPRHRLLEPITRHAMQLAVKLTIGRQITKQRASRGLPPVPLPELLHGRTIVVNGAFGLDYERTLPPYVHMVGPMLDEDVPPLPEALDRWLSDGMPVTYANLGTVVRASVEQVRRMVEGFDASGMRTLWVVKDSLRERLPKTIPASICVVPRVPSPRAVLSHPNVRVFVSHCGMNSVYESMAAGTPVVGIPMLSDQRDMAVRVADAGVGRWMDKSRFTAAQLASDIARVAGDEAYRRRIAPLQDAFARAGGVERAVDLIVTSGES; encoded by the coding sequence ATGTACGCCCTCTTCACGGCGCTCCCCTTCGTCGGCCACTTGAATCCGCTCATCCGACAAGCCGCCGCGCTCCAGCGGCGCGGCTGGCGCGTCGCGGTCGCCAGCACGAGGGAGATGGCCGCCCACGTCCACTCCGAGGCGCCCGAGGTTCCGTTCGTCGACCTCGGCGAGCTGGGCGGTATCGCCGGCCGAATGCGCGCCGCCGAAGAAGCCGCGTCGGCGGAGCCCGACTATCGTCGCGGCGCCCTGCATTTTCTCGCGCCGCTCTCGGAGATGTGGCCCGTGCTGTTCGATGGACTCGTGCACGCAATGTCGAGCGATCGGCCCGACGTCGTCGTCGTCGATCTGTTTACGTCCGCCGGGTTCTCCGCCGCCGAGAAAGCGGGTCTGCCGTACGTCGTGAACAATCCGTCGCTGCTGAACGCGATACCGACGGAGCTCATGCCGCCGAACTGGCGGGTACCGTTCGCCATGTCGCCGCGCTCCGTCCACGACGCGCGCCCGCGACACCGATTGCTCGAGCCGATCACACGCCACGCGATGCAACTCGCCGTGAAGCTCACGATCGGCCGACAGATCACGAAGCAGCGCGCCAGTCGCGGACTCCCGCCCGTGCCACTCCCCGAGTTGCTGCACGGCCGGACCATCGTCGTCAACGGCGCATTCGGCCTCGACTACGAGCGAACGCTTCCTCCATATGTGCACATGGTCGGTCCCATGCTGGACGAGGACGTGCCGCCGCTTCCGGAAGCACTCGACCGCTGGCTGTCGGACGGCATGCCCGTGACGTACGCGAATCTGGGAACCGTCGTTCGCGCGTCGGTCGAGCAGGTTCGACGCATGGTCGAAGGCTTCGACGCATCGGGCATGCGCACGCTGTGGGTGGTGAAAGACTCGCTTCGCGAACGGCTCCCGAAGACGATTCCCGCGTCGATCTGCGTCGTGCCTCGGGTACCGTCGCCCCGCGCCGTGCTCTCCCATCCGAACGTCCGCGTGTTCGTCTCGCACTGCGGCATGAACAGCGTGTACGAGTCGATGGCGGCCGGGACGCCCGTGGTTGGCATCCCGATGTTGTCCGATCAACGCGACATGGCCGTGCGCGTTGCCGACGCCGGCGTTGGACGCTGGATGGACAAGAGCCGATTCACCGCCGCGCAGCTGGCATCGGACATCGCGCGCGTCGCTGGAGACGAGGCGTATCGCCGGCGCATCGCGCCGCTTCAGGACGC
- a CDS encoding ATP-binding protein, with translation MSNAVKVTRVGGRVRVVISGSRERAFISVTDEGPTIPMDQRAHVFEPYRGDRLWNAAGDEASGLSLAFCRLAVEAQGGTIRIENGTPRGNVFVVELLRSQR, from the coding sequence GTGAGCAACGCCGTGAAGGTCACGCGGGTCGGCGGGCGGGTGCGCGTCGTGATCTCGGGTTCGCGGGAGCGCGCGTTCATCTCGGTCACCGATGAAGGGCCGACGATTCCGATGGACCAGCGCGCTCACGTGTTCGAGCCTTATCGCGGCGACCGGCTATGGAATGCCGCGGGTGATGAGGCGTCGGGACTGAGCCTGGCGTTCTGTCGTCTCGCCGTCGAGGCGCAAGGCGGAACAATCCGGATCGAGAACGGTACGCCGCGAGGGAACGTGTTCGTCGTCGAGCTGTTGCGGTCGCAGCGGTAG
- a CDS encoding dihydrofolate reductase family protein, producing MRPLRYSINVTLDGCCDHQGIPPDEELVRHHTRNLERADALLFGRVIYEMMETAWRGPVPPGTRPDWMEPFARTIDAAKKYVVSSTLDRVDWNAELVRGDLANAVQQLKREPGKGLFVSGVKLPLALAELGLIDEYEFVVQPRLVGHGPTLFAGLSKYIDLKLVSRLEFRSGAVAMRYEPRPPVVP from the coding sequence ATGCGACCCCTCCGCTATTCCATCAACGTCACGCTCGACGGATGCTGCGATCATCAGGGCATCCCGCCCGACGAAGAACTGGTCCGTCACCACACCCGGAACCTCGAGCGGGCCGACGCGCTCCTGTTTGGCCGCGTGATCTACGAGATGATGGAGACCGCGTGGCGAGGTCCGGTTCCACCAGGAACGAGGCCTGATTGGATGGAGCCGTTCGCGCGAACGATCGATGCGGCGAAGAAGTATGTCGTGTCGAGCACACTCGACCGCGTCGACTGGAACGCGGAGCTCGTGCGCGGAGATCTCGCGAACGCCGTTCAACAGCTCAAACGAGAGCCGGGAAAGGGACTGTTCGTTTCCGGCGTGAAGCTTCCGTTGGCGCTGGCCGAGCTGGGACTGATCGACGAGTATGAATTCGTGGTGCAGCCCAGACTCGTGGGCCATGGGCCGACGTTGTTCGCGGGGCTCTCGAAGTACATCGACTTGAAGCTCGTCAGTCGGCTGGAGTTTCGCTCCGGAGCGGTGGCGATGCGCTATGAGCCGCGTCCTCCCGTCGTTCCGTGA
- a CDS encoding GNAT family N-acetyltransferase encodes MSIVIRPFSPSDALAVSTLIAVTMRRSNATDYPAERLEALIAYFTPEKLRVLAQERDCLVAVSHDEVIGTAARDNEELATFFVHPDWQERGVGTRLLDELERNAHELGIKQLRVDASITGASFYERRGYRRTGAILAGTAGPQITLTKEITKPLDADR; translated from the coding sequence TTGAGCATAGTCATACGGCCGTTCTCCCCAAGCGACGCACTCGCCGTGTCGACGCTGATCGCGGTCACGATGCGTCGTTCGAACGCAACCGACTATCCGGCCGAGCGTCTGGAAGCGCTCATCGCGTATTTCACGCCTGAAAAGCTTCGCGTGCTGGCGCAGGAACGAGACTGCCTCGTTGCGGTATCGCATGACGAGGTGATCGGAACCGCTGCTCGAGACAACGAGGAGCTCGCGACGTTCTTTGTGCATCCGGACTGGCAGGAGCGAGGCGTTGGTACGCGGTTGCTCGATGAGCTGGAACGCAACGCGCATGAACTTGGAATAAAACAATTGCGCGTCGACGCGAGCATTACAGGCGCGAGTTTCTATGAGCGTCGTGGGTATCGGCGGACCGGAGCGATTCTCGCCGGGACGGCCGGGCCGCAGATCACGTTGACGAAGGAGATAACGAAGCCATTGGATGCCGACCGTTGA
- a CDS encoding isoprenylcysteine carboxylmethyltransferase family protein, with protein sequence MFRVFARIIADALVIATTLFVAAGTLAWQRAWILLAVLVVVRALSAIAIFRVNPALLAERATVLIHRDQPWIDKLVLFAFMGTAFVAVPVIDSLDVFGWHVLPIPSVPVASIGLLLFTFGWILIAIALRTNAFAATVVRLQHERQHTVVDSGIYGFIRHPMYAGNPLVNVGLSVWLGSYAAALFAVVPLALLIVRIGLEERFLRRELPGYHEYTTRVPYRLIPRLW encoded by the coding sequence ATGTTTAGAGTATTCGCACGGATCATCGCCGACGCACTCGTCATCGCGACCACGTTGTTCGTCGCGGCCGGCACGCTCGCCTGGCAGCGCGCCTGGATTCTTCTCGCCGTCCTCGTCGTCGTGAGGGCGTTGAGCGCGATCGCGATCTTCCGCGTCAATCCCGCCCTCCTCGCCGAACGGGCGACCGTGCTCATCCACCGCGATCAACCCTGGATCGACAAGCTGGTCCTGTTCGCCTTCATGGGGACCGCGTTCGTCGCCGTGCCCGTCATCGATTCGCTCGACGTCTTTGGCTGGCACGTATTGCCGATTCCATCCGTCCCGGTCGCGAGTATCGGCCTGCTGTTGTTCACCTTCGGTTGGATACTCATTGCCATAGCGCTTCGCACGAACGCGTTCGCGGCGACGGTCGTGCGTCTCCAGCATGAACGACAGCACACGGTGGTCGACAGCGGCATCTACGGCTTCATTCGCCACCCCATGTACGCCGGCAATCCGTTGGTGAATGTCGGTCTCAGCGTGTGGCTGGGATCGTACGCGGCGGCGCTGTTCGCGGTCGTTCCACTCGCGCTCTTGATCGTGAGGATCGGACTCGAGGAGCGGTTTCTCCGGCGCGAGTTGCCCGGGTACCATGAGTACACGACGCGCGTCCCCTACCGGCTGATTCCGCGTCTGTGGTGA
- a CDS encoding DUF120 domain-containing protein, protein MAIRLAGRVQRGKGDASRWLSRFNAAYSGKTGMPIFPGSLNLALSASFDWFAPEIESRTVWFDRSEYGGERDILLVPCVLLGLRREPGWLWTPTTAARERPDPWVIEIIAAINLRQTYGLRDGDVVEVELVERLET, encoded by the coding sequence ATGGCCATTCGCCTCGCCGGCCGTGTTCAACGCGGAAAGGGAGATGCATCTCGATGGCTGAGTCGCTTCAACGCCGCGTATTCCGGCAAGACCGGCATGCCCATCTTTCCTGGTTCCCTGAACCTGGCGTTGTCCGCCTCCTTCGATTGGTTCGCGCCGGAAATCGAGTCGCGAACGGTTTGGTTTGACCGCAGCGAGTACGGAGGCGAGCGCGATATTCTGCTCGTTCCGTGTGTGTTGCTCGGTCTCCGTCGCGAGCCGGGATGGCTCTGGACGCCCACCACCGCGGCCCGAGAGCGGCCGGATCCATGGGTCATTGAGATCATCGCCGCCATCAATCTCCGTCAGACCTACGGACTCCGCGATGGCGACGTGGTCGAAGTGGAGTTGGTCGAAAGATTGGAGACGTGA
- a CDS encoding cation:dicarboxylase symporter family transporter: MKESTRVLVALGAAVGAGALIAASGSKSLLGVADAIAPVGTLWVNAIRMTVIPLVVALLITGIASATDIGAIGRIGGRTIIVFALLLAGTAAIVVPLAPSLFALLPLPSTAGAKALPAGAAEAATQLAAGGQSSSFSAWLTSLIPSNPIAAAASGAMVPLILFTLILAIAIARSPESTRTPLVDFARALGDAMLRVVRWVVLVAPIGVFALVLPLAAHLGGAVAGAIGVYIAAYSLASIAVVVLVYPVVAVFGGLSVGRFARAALPAQLIAFSSSSSIASLPALIESGERGLALPSRITGFVLPFAVSTFKLAAPVSWTIGALFVGWFYGIPLHARELATVAFAAVFLAFAAPGVPRGAFIMLTPLFLAIGLPAEGIGILIAVDALPDTFATVLNVTGDLAAAVLVARGDRQSAPLAEA; the protein is encoded by the coding sequence ATGAAAGAAAGTACACGCGTGCTCGTGGCGTTGGGCGCCGCGGTCGGCGCCGGCGCGCTCATCGCCGCGTCGGGCAGCAAGTCGTTGCTCGGCGTGGCCGACGCGATCGCACCGGTGGGCACGCTCTGGGTGAACGCCATTCGAATGACGGTCATTCCACTGGTGGTGGCGCTCCTCATCACCGGCATCGCGTCGGCGACCGACATCGGCGCGATCGGCCGCATCGGCGGCCGGACCATCATCGTGTTCGCGCTGCTGCTGGCCGGGACCGCGGCGATCGTCGTTCCGCTCGCGCCGTCGTTGTTCGCGCTGCTGCCGCTTCCGTCGACCGCGGGGGCGAAGGCCTTGCCGGCAGGCGCCGCCGAGGCGGCGACTCAACTGGCGGCGGGCGGGCAGAGCTCGAGTTTCAGCGCGTGGCTCACGTCGTTGATTCCGTCGAATCCCATCGCCGCCGCGGCAAGCGGCGCGATGGTGCCGCTCATTCTATTCACCCTGATCCTCGCCATCGCGATCGCGCGCAGCCCCGAGTCCACGCGCACACCCCTCGTTGATTTTGCGCGCGCCCTGGGCGACGCGATGCTACGCGTCGTGCGATGGGTCGTGCTCGTCGCGCCGATCGGTGTCTTCGCGCTGGTGCTGCCGCTGGCCGCGCATCTCGGCGGCGCGGTCGCCGGCGCGATCGGCGTGTACATCGCGGCATACTCGCTCGCGAGCATCGCGGTCGTAGTGCTCGTCTACCCGGTCGTGGCGGTGTTCGGCGGATTGTCCGTCGGCCGCTTCGCTCGTGCGGCGCTTCCCGCGCAACTCATCGCGTTCAGCTCGAGCTCGTCGATCGCATCGCTTCCCGCACTGATCGAGAGCGGTGAGCGCGGGCTCGCACTCCCGAGCCGCATCACGGGATTTGTATTGCCGTTCGCGGTGTCGACGTTCAAGCTGGCCGCGCCGGTGTCGTGGACGATCGGCGCGCTGTTCGTCGGTTGGTTCTACGGCATTCCGCTCCATGCGCGCGAGCTCGCGACGGTCGCCTTCGCCGCGGTGTTCCTGGCGTTCGCGGCGCCGGGCGTGCCGCGCGGCGCGTTCATCATGCTCACGCCGTTGTTCCTGGCGATCGGATTGCCCGCGGAAGGCATTGGCATCCTGATCGCCGTGGATGCGCTGCCGGACACGTTCGCGACGGTGCTCAACGTGACGGGCGATCTCGCGGCCGCGGTGCTGGTGGCGCGGGGCGATCGCCAGTCAGCGCCGCTTGCCGAGGCGTGA